The Desertifilum tharense IPPAS B-1220 nucleotide sequence AGTAAGGGATATTACGGCTTGAACCCAATATCCTTAAGACAGAATTCGTATCTTGGCGAAGTTCTGGGCAAATGTTAAAAAAAATCAACTCCAGGGGCGATCGCTATTTTAGATTTCCCCATAAACGCAGTAAAATAGAGGTTTAGACGAAAAAGGGATGCTGGCTGTCAGCAATATGGCGACGATGAAACACACGCTCTCTGTTTTGGTAGAAGATGAGGCCGGGGTTTTAACTCGGATCGCAGGTTTATTTGCCCGTCGCGGCTTTAATATTGAGAGCTTGGCGGTAGGGCCGGCTGAACAACTGGGTATCTCTCGGATTACGATGGTCGTGACAGGTGACGACCGAGTGATCGAACAAATCACCAAGCAACTCTACAAGCTAATCAACGTTCTCAAAGTTCAAGATGTCACAGAAACCCCTTGTGTAGAGCGCGAATTAATGCTCCTCAAGGTGAACGCTACCAGCGCCACC carries:
- the ilvN gene encoding acetolactate synthase small subunit; this translates as MKHTLSVLVEDEAGVLTRIAGLFARRGFNIESLAVGPAEQLGISRITMVVTGDDRVIEQITKQLYKLINVLKVQDVTETPCVERELMLLKVNATSATRSEIIEFAQIFRARVVDVSEESLTLEVVGDPGKMVAIVQVLQRFGIREIARTGKISLTRESGVNTELLKLLEAKL